The region GCTGGCGATGAATTCGTCTCCGAATGGCCGCAACTGATTGAAGATGAATTGGTCGGCAAACGCGGTTCGGGTAAGTGGAAGCCAAACCAGCTTGCGGTAATTCCGCTGATCGGAGCGGGCAAAGCCAAAGTGATCGAATGGACGGGTGGAAGATTGCCGGTTCACTACTGGCTCGTGCCGGCTTGGTGGGGCTATCTACGACAGATCACGATTGATGGCCGCGAAGTTATTGTCGGCTCAATCAGCGCAGCCGAACTAAACTTGACGCTGGTTTGCGATGCCAATAATCGCTCGCCCGTACATCAATTGCTGGCGCAATCGGCGCTGGCTCTGGCCGCTGGCGGCTCCCAAATCTTTCAAACAACTATTATGGATCGGTCTTTGGCTCGGTCTTTGGCTCGGTCTTTGGATCGGTCTTTGGATCGGTCTTTGGCTCGGTCTTTGGCTCGGTCTTTGGATCGGTCTTTGGATCGGTCTTTGGCACAAAATTTGTCAGTAGCCACGACTTCAGTTCCTTTGGATTTCACCTCACCGAAAGGCAATTCTTTGCTGAAGGAATCGGCGACTTCGGAATGGCTGGCGACTCAACCCGACCACGAAAAGGAACGATTGAACACCGTCACCCAACTCCAACCATACCTGAAGGCCAAAGACGATTGGACGCGGTTGCTGGCAATCAACAATCTGATTACCTTGAGCGCCGGAACGCCGGAACTTGTTCAGGAGCGAAACCGGCTCTGCGACAAAGCCATGACGACGCCGGACAAATTTACCTTCCCTGCTGACCTCGCCGAAGCGACGAAAGACAAGGAATGGTTCAATTTGCCGGAAATCATCGCCATCATCTTCCTGCACGAACCCGGTGATCCGTTCCTGAAGCCGGAATGGTTTGATCCGAAGCGCGAAGAATCGAAATTCTTCCTTTCGCCTCCACGAGAGTTTTTTGCGTTGGCGGCGGAAGTGCTCGATCCCGAAGGCAAAACAGAATTGGCCAAGTGGCGCTAACCTGGGTACGCGATGCCTCCGGCTCGCAGTCTCCGGATGTCACTTCTTCGGAACAACGGGACGATTCGCCCCCCGCACGCTGGAAGCGATGCGCACCCAGTCTGGGTACGCGACGCCTCCGGCTCGCCGTCTCGGAATGCCGCCTCTTCGGAACCACCGGGCGAGTTGCCAATGCCCGCACGCTGGAAGCGATGCGTACCCAGGCTAACGCCGCCGGGCGCTGCTCCAACGCCACTCTTCCGGCTTCCGGCAAAGCCCGGCTTTGACCGGATTGTTTTCAATGTAAACCAATGCGTTGCGAAAATGTTGATCGTTGCGGATATACCGGTCGAAGGATTCCAATTCCCAGAACCTGCCTGTCCGGCCAAGCAGCTTATTGCATTGATTGGCAGTGAAGCTTTTCCACGAATGAACAATCTTGCTCATCTTGAATCCGGCTTTCGGCGTGAAGAGCGTGTGAACGTGATTTGGCATCACGCACCAGGCATGCAGCGCATACCGGTTTCCGTCGAAATACAACAATGCGTTTTCCACAGTTTCCGCCAGACGCTCATCGCTCAAAAAACACTCGCCGTAACCGCTATCAAGATAATCCTGAATTCGCGTCCGCCATTCGATGTCGGCCTCTTTTTGCGGAACCAGTTTCAATTCCTGACGCCAAAGGTTCAACACCGATTGGGGCAAAGAATCGAACAGATGAAAACACACATGTTGCGTGACCTCTTCGCCGTCAAAATGAGGGAAGTAACCGCGAGAATACCACCCGTCAGGCGATTCTTCTTTCGAGACCACCAAGCGTTGTTTGAAGAGCTTCGGCATATTTGTCACCTCTCGGAATGACCGCACGCTGGAAGCGATGCGTACCAGCCTGGGTGCGCGATGCCTCCGGCTCGCCGCCTCGGTTGGCCACTCCTGCGGAACAACTGGGCGATTCGCCAATGCACGCATGCTGGAAGCGATGCGTACCCAGNNNNNNNNNNNNNNNNNNNNNNNNNNNNNNNNNNNNNNNNNNNNNNNNNNNNNNNNNNNNNNNNNNNNNNNNNNNNNNNNNNNNNNNNNNNNNNNNNNNNNNNNNNNNNNGCACGCACGCTGGAAGCGATGCGCACCCAGTCTGGGTACGCGATGCCTCCGGCTCGCCGTTTCGGAATGCCGCCTCTCCGGAACCACTGGGCGATTCGCCAATGACCGCACGCTGGAAGCGATGCGTACCCAGATTACTTCAAGTAATGAAAGGCACGCCAGAAAACCAATCGGGCGGCGAGTTGCGGGAAAAGTTTATCCAGCGGAATTAAGCCCTTGCTGTTGGCTTCGGCGACCAGGTTCTCGGCTTTGGTGTGCAGCGCCAGTTCCCAACTGTAATAATCATAGGCACTTTTTGTGATCATTGGCGCTTTGACTTTGGCGGCTTCGTCGAGTTGGCCGGATTTGGTCAGCAGTTCGGCGTACACCGCATGTGCCAAAATGGATTCGGGATAGGCTGTGACGCATTCGCGCATCAGTTCGGTTGCGCGCGCCAGATTCCCTGCTTGTTCGTGCGCAAAAGCCAAGGCGATATACCCGAAGCTGCGGTTGTAGCCTCCGTTGAATCCCTTTTCCAAATGGGGGATGGCGTCGGCGGGGCGCTTCATCTGGAACAGCAGCAGGCCGTAACCAAAATGCGCGCCGGTGTTTTCCGAATCCAGTTCCAACACTTGCTGGTAGCGTTGTGCCAATCGTTCGTTGTCGGCGGGTTTGTCGGGGTAAAAATTGAAATCCAGCTTTTCCGTTCTCAGCGTCTCCTGGCCTTGCAACAACTGGCTTGTGTACACGTTGTAGGCTCGCGCGGTGAAGGCAAGACAGACAATTAAACTGGCGGCGGCAATGGCCAACGCAAAGACTTTGGGCAAGGCCAAGCCCTCTCTTACGGTCGAGCTACTGACACTGTTGGCAAAGCCGAAACCCACAGCCAGAACACACACGAGGATGAACACCTCCGGCGTGTAGCGGAACGAAAACGAACTAAACGCTGAACTGATGCTGAAGGCGATCACGCCCAGCAACACCGCCAAAATCCAATATGAATTTTCCTGGCTGTGTCGCCACCACTGCCAAAATCGCCAGCCGAGTTGCAGCCAGAACGCTCCGAATAACAGCAGCCCGACCAAGCCGAGTTCGACAAAAATTTCCAGATATTCGTTGTGCACCAGCGGGCTGCGAATTTCGTCCGTGTCTTCGGCGCTCCATTTGACAATGGCGGCTTGCCCTTTTACGACATCGGCGTAGCTGGGATTGGTGGTGAAAAAGTGGCGGTATTCGCCGTATCGGGCTGGGTATGCCGCCTGGCCAACACCTATCAGAGCATTTCGCTTTCCCATTTCCCAGGCGACGATCCATCCTCGCAAACGGTTGGTCAACCCGCCTTCGACTGCGGATAACTGCGTCGCACCCTGGATTCTGTATGCGATCTGCTGGCGATACCGAATGCCGACATAACTGGCGGCAACGATTAACACCGCCACGATCACTATCAGGCGGTTGCGGTCGGCCAGTTTGATTTGCTTCATTGCCAAGCCGACGGCAATCAGCACGAGGATCACCGCCACGGCAAAAATGGCTCCGCGCCGCAACCCGACCAGCAACGCCAGCAAACTCAATCCCGCGACGGTCAGCGAAACAACCATCGGGACGGTCTTGCGGTTGCCGAAATAGTTCAA is a window of Acidobacteriota bacterium DNA encoding:
- a CDS encoding transposase, whose translation is MPKLFKQRLVVSKEESPDGWYSRGYFPHFDGEEVTQHVCFHLFDSLPQSVLNLWRQELKLVPQKEADIEWRTRIQDYLDSGYGECFLSDERLAETVENALLYFDGNRYALHAWCVMPNHVHTLFTPKAGFKMSKIVHSWKSFTANQCNKLLGRTGRFWELESFDRYIRNDQHFRNALVYIENNPVKAGLCRKPEEWRWSSARRR
- a CDS encoding O-antigen ligase family protein; the encoded protein is MKPKSKPQPKVGGIRLLEIAFFVLPALALIPNLFVIPDLNYPGLATQEVVFSVAAAGFAALGLFELLRTKTNPLTLSREQAMLIGASLVFILWQVVTLKWSPVVFDGMRMIAIWFGFAVFFVAGITSMRQRAAEILYYVLAVFAALLSVSLLYERAMFGENMLGIFFNHGITSEILVTILPLHILNYFGNRKTVPMVVSLTVAGLSLLALLVGLRRGAIFAVAVILVLIAVGLAMKQIKLADRNRLIVIVAVLIVAASYVGIRYRQQIAYRIQGATQLSAVEGGLTNRLRGWIVAWEMGKRNALIGVGQAAYPARYGEYRHFFTTNPSYADVVKGQAAIVKWSAEDTDEIRSPLVHNEYLEIFVELGLVGLLLFGAFWLQLGWRFWQWWRHSQENSYWILAVLLGVIAFSISSAFSSFSFRYTPEVFILVCVLAVGFGFANSVSSSTVREGLALPKVFALAIAAASLIVCLAFTARAYNVYTSQLLQGQETLRTEKLDFNFYPDKPADNERLAQRYQQVLELDSENTGAHFGYGLLLFQMKRPADAIPHLEKGFNGGYNRSFGYIALAFAHEQAGNLARATELMRECVTAYPESILAHAVYAELLTKSGQLDEAAKVKAPMITKSAYDYYSWELALHTKAENLVAEANSKGLIPLDKLFPQLAARLVFWRAFHYLK